A single Danio rerio strain Tuebingen ecotype United States chromosome 17, GRCz12tu, whole genome shotgun sequence DNA region contains:
- the prox1a gene encoding prospero homeobox protein 1a isoform X1: MPDHDSTSLLSRQTKRRRVDIGVKRTVGQASVVFTRAKATFLSAMNPHGSEQDVECSVVQHADGEKSNVLRKLLKRANSYEDAVMPFPGATIISQLLKNNLTKNGGSEPNFQGSGLSSTGSEMQQEDACSNSSRGSPQECLSPFSRPSMTQFEMERLTDEHLRAKRARVENIIRGMSHSPSVTLRAGDNDREGAAQPPSPRENYRENKRKQKLPQQQQQSFQQLVSARKEQKHEERRQLKLQLEDMQKQLRQLQEKFYQIYDSTDSENDEDGNLSEDSMRSDGMDNRAHDSVPDRSDNEMSDLDPGHFLDRARALIREQSMMEGDKPKRDGSRGKSQGPTSMHAEGKQLAETLKQELNTAMSQVVDTVVKVFAKPPRPVPQVFPPLHMESPDRFAVNGENPNFHTANQRLQCFGDVIIPNPLDTFASMQVPNSNDQTEALPLVVRKNSSDQTGSLSTPGGHHHHPSLHPPPLSSTMGFSPPSFRHPFPLPLMGYPFQSPLGAPTGPYPGKDRSSPESLDLSRETTSLRTKMSSNHLSHHRSISPTHPGNEGLSLSLIKSECGDLQDMSDISPYSGSTIQEGLSPNHLKKAKLMFFYTRYPSSNMLKMFFSDVKFNRCITSQLIKWFSNFREFYYIQMEKFARQAINDGVTGSEELSVSRDCELFRALNMHYNKANDFEQVPERFLEVAQITLREFFNAIVAGKDVDPSWKKAIYKVICKLDSEVPEIFKSPNCLQELLHE; encoded by the exons ATGCCTGACCATGACAGCACATCCCTCTTAAGTAGACAAACCAAGAGAAGAAGAGTTGACATAGGAGTGAAGAGGACTGTTGGGCAAGCATCTGTGGTTTTTACCCGCGCAAAAGCAACCTTTCTTAGTGCCATGAATCCCCACGGTTCCGAGCAGGATGTTGAGTGTTCAGTGGTGCAGCACGCAGACGGTGAGAAGTCCAACGTGCTTCGCAAGCTGTTGAAGAGAGCAAACTCTTACGAAGACGCTGTGATGCCCTTTCCAGGGGCAACCATCATATCTCAGCTTCTGAAAAACAATTTGACCAAAAATGGAGGCAGTGAGCCTAATTTCCAGGGAAGTGGCCTCTCGAGTACCGGCTCAGAGATGCAGCAGGAGGATGCTTGCAGCAACTCCTCACGGGGCAGCCCTCAGGAGTGCCTTTCACCATTCAGCAGGCCCTCCATGACCCAATTTGAGATGGAGAGGCTAACAGATGAGCATCTAAGGGCCAAACGTGCCCGGGTGGAGAACATCATCCGTGGGATGAGCCATTCTCCTAGCGTCACACTTCGTGCAGGAGATAACGATCGTGAGGGGGCAGCCCAACCCCCGAGTCCTCGTGAGAACTACCGGGAAAACAAGCGCAAACAGAAACTgccacagcagcagcagcagagttTTCAGCAGCTCGTCTCTGCACGCAAAGAACAGAAACATGAAGAACGGCGGCAACTCAAACTACAGCTGGAGGACATGCAGAAGCAGCTCCGGCAACTCCAAGAGAAGTTCTACCAGATTTATGACAGCACTGACTCTGAAAACGATGAAGATGGGAACCTCTCTGAAGACAGCATGCGCTCTGATGGAATGGACAATCGTGCCCACGACTCTGTCCCAGATCGTTCTGACAACGAAATGTCTGACCTGGATCCGGGGCACTTTTTGGATCGAGCACGCGCACTTATTCGGGAGCAGAGCATGATGGAGGGGGACAAACCCAAGCGTGATGGATCAAGAGGAAAGAGCCAGGGACCAACCTCCATGCATGCAGAGGGCAAACAATTGGCAGAAACGCTAAAACAAGAGCTCAATACAGCAATGTCCCAGGTAGTGGACACTGTGGTGAAGGTCTTTGCCAAGCCTCCACGCCCAGTTCCTCAGGTTTTCCCACCCCTGCACATGGAATCCCCTGATCGTTTCGCAGTCAATGGAGAAAATCCAAACTTCCATACTGCCAACCAGCGCTTGCAATGTTTTGGTGATGTCATCATTCCTAATCCCCTGGACACTTTTGCTAGTATGCAGGTGCCCAACTCAAATGACCAAACAGAGGCCCTGCCTTTGGTGGTGAGAAAGAACTCTTCAGATCAGACTGGGTCACTTTCCACACCTGGGGGTCACCACCACCATCCCTCTCTGCACCCCCCACCTTTATCTTCTACAATGGGTTTTAGTCCTCCCTCTTTCCGCCATCCTTTCCCCCTTCCTCTAATGGGCTACCCTTTCCAAAGCCCCTTAGGTGCCCCAACAGGGCCTTACCCAGGAAAGGATAGGTCTTCTCCTGAGTCTCTGGATCTGTCCAGAGAGACCACTAGCCTACGGACCAAGATGTCGTCCAACCACCTCAGCCACCATCGTTCCATCTCACCAACACACCCAGGGAATGAAGGCTTGTCCTTGTCCCTCATAAAGTCAGAATGCGGAGACCTTCAGGACATGTCAGACATCTCTCCATATTCAGGAAGTACA ATCCAAGAGGGGCTTTCGCCGAACCATCTGAAGAAGGCCAAGCTGATGTTCTTCTACACGCGCTACCCCAGCTCCAACATGCTGAAGATGTTCTTCTCAGACGTGAAG TTTAACCGCTGCATCACATCCCAGCTGATCAAGTGGTTCAGCAACTTCCGCGAGTTCTACTACATCCAGATGGAGAAATTTGCCCGGCAGGCCATCAATGACGGCGTGACAGGGTCAGAAGAGCTGAGCGTGAGCAGAGACTGCGAGCTTTTCCGTGCTCTCAACATGCACTACAACAAGGCCAACGATTTTGAG
- the prox1a gene encoding prospero homeobox protein 1a isoform X2, which produces MPDHDSTSLLSRQTKRRRVDIGVKRTVGQASVVFTRAKATFLSAMNPHGSEQDVECSVVQHADGEKSNVLRKLLKRANSYEDAVMPFPGATIISQLLKNNLTKNGGSEPNFQGSGLSSTGSEMQQEDACSNSSRGSPQECLSPFSRPSMTQFEMERLTDEHLRAKRARVENIIRGMSHSPSVTLRAGDNDREGAAQPPSPRENYRENKRKQKLPQQQQQSFQQLVSARKEQKHEERRQLKLQLEDMQKQLRQLQEKFYQIYDSTDSENDEDGNLSEDSMRSDGMDNRAHDSVPDRSDNEMSDLDPGHFLDRARALIREQSMMEGDKPKRDGSRGKSQGPTSMHAEGKQLAETLKQELNTAMSQVVDTVVKVFAKPPRPVPQVFPPLHMESPDRFAVNGENPNFHTANQRLQCFGDVIIPNPLDTFASMQVPNSNDQTEALPLVVRKNSSDQTGSLSTPGGHHHHPSLHPPPLSSTMGFSPPSFRHPFPLPLMGYPFQSPLGAPTGPYPGKDRSSPESLDLSRETTSLRTKMSSNHLSHHRSISPTHPGNEGLSLSLIKSECGDLQDMSDISPYSGSTIQEGLSPNHLKKAKLMFFYTRYPSSNMLKMFFSDVKFNRCITSQLIKWFSNFREFYYIQMEKFARQAINDGVTGSEELSVSRDCELFRALNMHYNKANDFEVPERFLEVAQITLREFFNAIVAGKDVDPSWKKAIYKVICKLDSEVPEIFKSPNCLQELLHE; this is translated from the exons ATGCCTGACCATGACAGCACATCCCTCTTAAGTAGACAAACCAAGAGAAGAAGAGTTGACATAGGAGTGAAGAGGACTGTTGGGCAAGCATCTGTGGTTTTTACCCGCGCAAAAGCAACCTTTCTTAGTGCCATGAATCCCCACGGTTCCGAGCAGGATGTTGAGTGTTCAGTGGTGCAGCACGCAGACGGTGAGAAGTCCAACGTGCTTCGCAAGCTGTTGAAGAGAGCAAACTCTTACGAAGACGCTGTGATGCCCTTTCCAGGGGCAACCATCATATCTCAGCTTCTGAAAAACAATTTGACCAAAAATGGAGGCAGTGAGCCTAATTTCCAGGGAAGTGGCCTCTCGAGTACCGGCTCAGAGATGCAGCAGGAGGATGCTTGCAGCAACTCCTCACGGGGCAGCCCTCAGGAGTGCCTTTCACCATTCAGCAGGCCCTCCATGACCCAATTTGAGATGGAGAGGCTAACAGATGAGCATCTAAGGGCCAAACGTGCCCGGGTGGAGAACATCATCCGTGGGATGAGCCATTCTCCTAGCGTCACACTTCGTGCAGGAGATAACGATCGTGAGGGGGCAGCCCAACCCCCGAGTCCTCGTGAGAACTACCGGGAAAACAAGCGCAAACAGAAACTgccacagcagcagcagcagagttTTCAGCAGCTCGTCTCTGCACGCAAAGAACAGAAACATGAAGAACGGCGGCAACTCAAACTACAGCTGGAGGACATGCAGAAGCAGCTCCGGCAACTCCAAGAGAAGTTCTACCAGATTTATGACAGCACTGACTCTGAAAACGATGAAGATGGGAACCTCTCTGAAGACAGCATGCGCTCTGATGGAATGGACAATCGTGCCCACGACTCTGTCCCAGATCGTTCTGACAACGAAATGTCTGACCTGGATCCGGGGCACTTTTTGGATCGAGCACGCGCACTTATTCGGGAGCAGAGCATGATGGAGGGGGACAAACCCAAGCGTGATGGATCAAGAGGAAAGAGCCAGGGACCAACCTCCATGCATGCAGAGGGCAAACAATTGGCAGAAACGCTAAAACAAGAGCTCAATACAGCAATGTCCCAGGTAGTGGACACTGTGGTGAAGGTCTTTGCCAAGCCTCCACGCCCAGTTCCTCAGGTTTTCCCACCCCTGCACATGGAATCCCCTGATCGTTTCGCAGTCAATGGAGAAAATCCAAACTTCCATACTGCCAACCAGCGCTTGCAATGTTTTGGTGATGTCATCATTCCTAATCCCCTGGACACTTTTGCTAGTATGCAGGTGCCCAACTCAAATGACCAAACAGAGGCCCTGCCTTTGGTGGTGAGAAAGAACTCTTCAGATCAGACTGGGTCACTTTCCACACCTGGGGGTCACCACCACCATCCCTCTCTGCACCCCCCACCTTTATCTTCTACAATGGGTTTTAGTCCTCCCTCTTTCCGCCATCCTTTCCCCCTTCCTCTAATGGGCTACCCTTTCCAAAGCCCCTTAGGTGCCCCAACAGGGCCTTACCCAGGAAAGGATAGGTCTTCTCCTGAGTCTCTGGATCTGTCCAGAGAGACCACTAGCCTACGGACCAAGATGTCGTCCAACCACCTCAGCCACCATCGTTCCATCTCACCAACACACCCAGGGAATGAAGGCTTGTCCTTGTCCCTCATAAAGTCAGAATGCGGAGACCTTCAGGACATGTCAGACATCTCTCCATATTCAGGAAGTACA ATCCAAGAGGGGCTTTCGCCGAACCATCTGAAGAAGGCCAAGCTGATGTTCTTCTACACGCGCTACCCCAGCTCCAACATGCTGAAGATGTTCTTCTCAGACGTGAAG TTTAACCGCTGCATCACATCCCAGCTGATCAAGTGGTTCAGCAACTTCCGCGAGTTCTACTACATCCAGATGGAGAAATTTGCCCGGCAGGCCATCAATGACGGCGTGACAGGGTCAGAAGAGCTGAGCGTGAGCAGAGACTGCGAGCTTTTCCGTGCTCTCAACATGCACTACAACAAGGCCAACGATTTTGAG
- the prox1a gene encoding prospero homeobox protein 1a (The RefSeq protein has 1 substitution compared to this genomic sequence) — translation MPDHDSTSLLSRQTKRRRVDIGVKRTVGQASVVFTRAKATFLSAMNPHGSEQDVECSVVQHADGEKSNVLRKLLKRANSYEDAVMPFPGATIISQLLKNNLTKNGGSEPNFQGSGLSSTGSEMQQEDACSNSSRGSPQECLSPFSRPSMTQFEMERLTDEHLRAKRARVENIIRGMSHSPSVTLRAGDNDREGAAQPPSPRENYRENKRKQKLPQQQQQSFQQLVSARKEQKHEERRQLKLQLEDMQKQLRQLQEKFYQIYDSTDSENDEDGNLSEDSMRSDGMDNRAHDSVPDRSDNEMSDLDPGHFLDRARALIREQSMMEGDKPKRDGSRGKSQGPTSMHAEGKQLAETLKQELNTAMSQVVDTVVKVFAKPPRPVPQVFPPLHMESPDRFAVNGENPNFHTANQRLQCFGDVIIPNPLDTFGSMQVPNSNDQTEALPLVVRKNSSDQTGSLSTPGGHHHHPSLHPPPLSSTMGFSPPSFRHPFPLPLMGYPFQSPLGAPTGPYPGKDRSSPESLDLSRETTSLRTKMSSNHLSHHRSISPTHPGNEGLSLSLIKSECGDLQDMSDISPYSGSTIQEGLSPNHLKKAKLMFFYTRYPSSNMLKMFFSDVKFNRCITSQLIKWFSNFREFYYIQMEKFARQAINDGVTGSEELSVSRDCELFRALNMHYNKANDFEVPERFLEVAQITLREFFNAIVAGKDVDPSWKKAIYKVICKLDSEVPEIFKSPNCLQELLHE, via the exons ATGCCTGACCATGACAGCACATCCCTCTTAAGTAGACAAACCAAGAGAAGAAGAGTTGACATAGGAGTGAAGAGGACTGTTGGGCAAGCATCTGTGGTTTTTACCCGCGCAAAAGCAACCTTTCTTAGTGCCATGAATCCCCACGGTTCCGAGCAGGATGTTGAGTGTTCAGTGGTGCAGCACGCAGACGGTGAGAAGTCCAACGTGCTTCGCAAGCTGTTGAAGAGAGCAAACTCTTACGAAGACGCTGTGATGCCCTTTCCAGGGGCAACCATCATATCTCAGCTTCTGAAAAACAATTTGACCAAAAATGGAGGCAGTGAGCCTAATTTCCAGGGAAGTGGCCTCTCGAGTACCGGCTCAGAGATGCAGCAGGAGGATGCTTGCAGCAACTCCTCACGGGGCAGCCCTCAGGAGTGCCTTTCACCATTCAGCAGGCCCTCCATGACCCAATTTGAGATGGAGAGGCTAACAGATGAGCATCTAAGGGCCAAACGTGCCCGGGTGGAGAACATCATCCGTGGGATGAGCCATTCTCCTAGCGTCACACTTCGTGCAGGAGATAACGATCGTGAGGGGGCAGCCCAACCCCCGAGTCCTCGTGAGAACTACCGGGAAAACAAGCGCAAACAGAAACTgccacagcagcagcagcagagttTTCAGCAGCTCGTCTCTGCACGCAAAGAACAGAAACATGAAGAACGGCGGCAACTCAAACTACAGCTGGAGGACATGCAGAAGCAGCTCCGGCAACTCCAAGAGAAGTTCTACCAGATTTATGACAGCACTGACTCTGAAAACGATGAAGATGGGAACCTCTCTGAAGACAGCATGCGCTCTGATGGAATGGACAATCGTGCCCACGACTCTGTCCCAGATCGTTCTGACAACGAAATGTCTGACCTGGATCCGGGGCACTTTTTGGATCGAGCACGCGCACTTATTCGGGAGCAGAGCATGATGGAGGGGGACAAACCCAAGCGTGATGGATCAAGAGGAAAGAGCCAGGGACCAACCTCCATGCATGCAGAGGGCAAACAATTGGCAGAAACGCTAAAACAAGAGCTCAATACAGCAATGTCCCAGGTAGTGGACACTGTGGTGAAGGTCTTTGCCAAGCCTCCACGCCCAGTTCCTCAGGTTTTCCCACCCCTGCACATGGAATCCCCTGATCGTTTCGCAGTCAATGGAGAAAATCCAAACTTCCATACTGCCAACCAGCGCTTGCAATGTTTTGGTGATGTCATCATTCCTAATCCCCTGGACACTTTTGCTAGTATGCAGGTGCCCAACTCAAATGACCAAACAGAGGCCCTGCCTTTGGTGGTGAGAAAGAACTCTTCAGATCAGACTGGGTCACTTTCCACACCTGGGGGTCACCACCACCATCCCTCTCTGCACCCCCCACCTTTATCTTCTACAATGGGTTTTAGTCCTCCCTCTTTCCGCCATCCTTTCCCCCTTCCTCTAATGGGCTACCCTTTCCAAAGCCCCTTAGGTGCCCCAACAGGGCCTTACCCAGGAAAGGATAGGTCTTCTCCTGAGTCTCTGGATCTGTCCAGAGAGACCACTAGCCTACGGACCAAGATGTCGTCCAACCACCTCAGCCACCATCGTTCCATCTCACCAACACACCCAGGGAATGAAGGCTTGTCCTTGTCCCTCATAAAGTCAGAATGCGGAGACCTTCAGGACATGTCAGACATCTCTCCATATTCAGGAAGTACA ATCCAAGAGGGGCTTTCGCCGAACCATCTGAAGAAGGCCAAGCTGATGTTCTTCTACACGCGCTACCCCAGCTCCAACATGCTGAAGATGTTCTTCTCAGACGTGAAG TTTAACCGCTGCATCACATCCCAGCTGATCAAGTGGTTCAGCAACTTCCGCGAGTTCTACTACATCCAGATGGAGAAATTTGCCCGGCAGGCCATCAATGACGGCGTGACAGGGTCAGAAGAGCTGAGCGTGAGCAGAGACTGCGAGCTTTTCCGTGCTCTCAACATGCACTACAACAAGGCCAACGATTTTGAG